Below is a genomic region from Rana temporaria chromosome 3, aRanTem1.1, whole genome shotgun sequence.
ggtagaatacgtatcggcctaaactgaggaattttttttttcatatatgtttttgggggatattatagaaaaaagtaaaaaatattgtttttttttcaaaattgtcgctctatttttgtttatagcgcaaaaaataaaaaccgcagaggtgatcaaataacaccaaaagaaaactctatttgtggggaaaaaaggacgccaattttgtttgggagccacgtcgcacgaccgcgcaattgtctgtaaatcgacgcagtgccgaattgtaaaaaccccttgggtcatttagcagcatattggtccggtccttaaagcggaggttcaccctattagGTCACTTTGTTTGATATAACAGTCCCCCCGGTGTGCCTGACGATTTGGCggttccaaaaaaatataaaaatctacaTACCCCCTTTTCAGCATCTCGAGCAGGCACATCCGGGTTGTAGGGGTTCGGGAATGGGCGTGTCGGCTAGCTCCGCAAAGGATTTTGGGAGCTAACACGTGTGTCTCTGGACGGTGACGAGACACAGCAGCTAGAGAAGCAATCTCGCGATCTTTCGAACGTCACCTGACTGCACGCGGTCAGGTGACGGTCATGTGACCGGGGGCGGATACAATTCTCCCATAGTAAACATAAATTTATATGCTAggcacagcggggagtgtccttttcaggacgctgccggccgttgtcctagcaactcagcagtgttgacggcgcgcctcgccgtcacactgcgcatgcgcgggatagagcggtgaatgctgggacagcattcaccgcatcccggaagatccTGCAGGACGGCTTCAGAGTGCCAGTAgtaaagatggcaatgtccatcagaaaattttataaaatatctttCTGGGCGATATCGTAGTGCTAGCGGCAGCGAGGATGAGACTGGTGAGTACTATTTTCTATGTACCACCAGCGTGACAAAaagctctttaaaaaaaactgttttcccgcggaactcccgctttaagtggttaaaaatgacttGACAATATTTCTCTCAGCAAGATCCATTAGAGCTATCAGAAGAAAACAGTGTGATAGAATATCCATTAGATATGTATTACTCTGTGGCACTGCTGGGAAGAATTACTCTGTTGGTCCTGGACACCATGGTcacagggacaaaaaaaaaataataaaaattgaaaattcaAGATTTTAGAGTTGTCACTAGAAATAAGGAAGGAATAGAAGGAAAATCTTCTGTGTCATGTGCTCAGGTAACCAATGGGATTTCCCCTTACTTTCGAACTTTTTGTTGTGTACCCAGAATAAAAATATTTAGGGTCATTGGGTGCTTCATCCCAATTCAATAAATATTCAAAGTAAATACGCTCTACTCCATTAATGAAACGACAAAATCAACAgttggaatttaaaaaaattcttggAAATCCTAGAACATTGCGGTTCATTTACGAAAACTGGAAACTGGAAAgttcaaaatctggtacagctctgcatagtaaccaatcagcttaacttcagcttgttcaattaagctttgacaataaaacctggaagctgaatggtttctacgcagagttgcaccagattttgcacgctccagttttagtaaatcaaccccattacatAGTTACACTTAAAGCAAAACTCAACACACAACTAACAGGCAAGGCTACAAAAAACAAATAGtttatttacacacattttaGAGATTTTGGAAAAATGATCATCCATAATTGCTGATCACTCAGACAAGGAAAATTAGCTCTTAAGGGTGGAATTACAACCATTTGTAAAAGACTTTATCTTCTACAGTCTGTATTTCAAGCCTCACTGGGCATTTGTACAAGTAAGACAGCATGGTCTCGGTGTAGCCAGTTATAAAATAGAGCTTGTTTGGAGCAAACTTTTGGAGAAGGATGGCACAGATCACTATAACATTGGCTCGTCTCTTGATCAAAATCTCATTAGCCAGACAGCCATGGAAAGTGCCAAACATAAATTTTCGAATGTAGATATCTTCTATAGTACGCCCTGCAGCGCCCTCTTCACCATCCAAGTtacctgaagagaaaaaaaaaaaacagtaacaggATAAAGGAGATTTCACAATAGCCGTCAAAGACTTATATACAGAAAGCTATAATTTACAGCTAAATTCATTAAattggactaaaaaaaaaaagaaagaaaaagagaagttgAGATTTGTAATTTTATAGAGAAACATCCAGAAATGTAAATTGTGCCTAAACCAATGGAAAATGTATCTTTTCACTTGAATTTCTCCTCAAAATAGTGCACTTCCTGTCATGTGTCTGGACCTACAGGTAGGCAATCCTGTGCCTTGATCCCCAAAGCTGTGCATCTGTAGTGTTAATCCAAAACTTGCTATACACTAATAGaatctttttcttcttttagcCCGCGGgctgacctaaaaaaaaaaatctaatagatTTCTCCATCTCCCACTGAGGCTACTGTAGTCTGACAGCTAAAACTGCTGGCTGTCAGAATGCAGTGGGCAAACAGTGAGACAAACAGTTCAGCTGAGATTAATCCGGTTCCTTCAATTTTTGAATCAAAGGATgtcagacaggcaagtgctgaCAAGGCCACCCACTGTTCAAATATGGCCTGTTCATCAGAAACCGAATGAAAGTCAACCAGTTTAAGGGCAGCTTTAAAACACAGTGCTTGTAAATATCAGTCTTGTGTGATTTGGTGAtatcactactgtgctgctcacttCTGCCTCCTGCAGTGAAAGGTTCTTCCTTTACCCCTTTCAACACCTGCTGTGCCGCAGCTGCCGCCCAGACTCCCCACCCTTTCCTTACCTGAGACCGATTAGATCCAGCGACTGTGGCTCCtgccgctgtctctctcctcattggacagattgatagcagcatatctgtgtcaatggacgcaacgGGACTCAAAAGCGAGCATGCACAGGTGCCCCAAGGGAAAGTTGCACCCCATGAAGAGGGCCCTGGAGCACTGGTGGGagaccacagaagaggaggatcggggctgctctgtgcaaaactattgcacagaggaggcaagtatgacatgttttttaataaaaataacacacaCAACAAAGCTTTATAACCACTATGAAGGCATCTCattctaaaatgcaaaaaaacaaaaaacaaatagtttTACATAACGCAGCTGCATCGGCACACACATAGGACAACCAACATTGGAGgtgatattttttataaagtaataGTATCCCTGCATTTCTCTTCTCAGTTTCTCTCACTCATTCAGCTAAATGAACTCCAGCGCTGACAGGGAGGGACAAATAAGAATAACTTCAGGCGTCCGATGTCCTTATCAACCTATGACATCAACAGTTGTTAGAATGCCAGCAGCTGTCCTGCACAGTGTTTAAGGTTGTAATGCTATAGAATTAAATCTGTAGCTTTCTGTAACAAAAAGGCAGGCTTAATCCACCTACCGCCTTGTTTTCAATTTTAGAGGCACCCCCAGAGAACCCAGAAGGCACCTTGAATACAAAACATTTCTGTAGATCCCAGCACCTCCCCTATTGCTTCTTAAACATTTTACCCTGAGAAACGAGAAAGcaaatttacccccccccccccacagagacaGTACAGCTACAATGGCACCACAGGTAATATTGGTGAACGGTGGTCCTTAGCTGTGGAAACTGTGCCCAGAAATGACAACGTCCCTCTAAGAGAGGAAACCACCGATGTGTATTGAAAGTTAAGAGCAAACTTGTCACTTCCCAATTGGGACCATCTGCTAATAATAGTCAGCCAATTGACTCCTAATTCAGTACTCTGAATTTTTACCCAGAACCAACAGCAGATAAAAGGTCTTCATCTGCATACTCATACCATGTCAGGGGCATAAAAAGTATGGAAGCTACTAGAGAAGTGTCACAGCCATGCAAGTAGCATTTTCAAAAAGGGAGCCTCCATATTTTCAGTACAGGTTTTAAAAGCAGGGACTTAAGTTGCCTGCATCCGTTATGTCAATGAGCACCCTGGAAATCCATGAAGCTCAAACGCAAACAGAAGGTCCCCCACACACGCATTCCTTGAACACGTTTTGGAGAGTAATACTATAGGCAGCTCCCGTTCACCACTTCTCAAATTGCTTTTTGCCTAACTGCCCTACAAATCCAGTGGCTTCAATGCTTTCTGGGTCTCTGACCTCGAACAAGAAACCAAGAAGAGTTACAACTTTATTCCAACATCACTTGTAACATGCTTGCTCTGGGCCAGTGACCTGGAGTGCTGAAGCCAGAAATGGCCTTGGCAAAAAGTGCACTGGTGATCCTGGGTGTAAAAAACTAAATTACAAAGTACAAACTTTTCTTAGTGCAACAGTAAGGAAGAAACTTTGAAAACAATGTACGGGAAGGTTGAACTATTTTGCCTTTCCTGTTTAGGGACTGTTGAATCATTTATGTAGAACCTCTTAAACGCTTTAAAATTATACTCCTTATAATGATAAAAACAGAACGCCATCAGGAAAGGGAAATGTCTATCTTTAGGAGTTGCTGTAAAACAGCAACATTTATAGTACAACCAGAAGGTGGCACTGTTCTATTCAGGCCTGTCTATGACGCATTTTACTGCAGCAGTGAAAAAAACAAAGGCGATGTGAAATGATGTATCCACAAATCACACAGATTTAATTGGTTAACAGACTTGCTGGAAATCAGCTTCCATGGGTCAATGAAGGCAGATTATGCTGCTTGATTCCAGCTGTCATTTAAAGGACTTGCTGTCTGTAACCATCCTAACCTTCATTTTGCCCAGGTTTTATACATCTCTGCCTTTGTATTTTAACGATTCAGCCTATCTATTGATTGAAACCACAAACATTTTAAATGCAAAAtgttaccttttttttaaaaaaaatgccctatAAAAGAGGGATTCTGTTATCAAAAGAGTAAAAGCAGGTTCACAAATATTTAGTcccagttcacactggtgcgatgtggGAAACCCTGCGATTTAGTgccggttcccgcatcgcacctgaaTGACACACTGGTTCACACTGACCATCTGTGAACTGCTGAGGTGTCAATGtagagttaatgacacccccagataggTTCGCagtgcaggaatcggatcgcatacagagaaggaaaaatgtattttataccctgttgattttgtacgtttgcccactgacaaaaatgatcagtctataattttaatggtaggtttattaaccacttaagacccggacctttatgcaggtaaaggacctggccagtttttgcgattctgcactgcgtcgctttaactgacaattgcgcggtagtgcgatatggctcccaaacaaaattggcgcccttttcccacagatagagctttcttttggtggtattttatcacctctgcggttttaatttttgtgcgctataaacaaaaatagagtgataattttgaaaaaaaatcaatattttttactataataaatatcccccaaaaatgtataaaaaaaacgttttttcccctcagtttaggccgatacgtattcttcgacctatttttggtaaaaaaaaaataaaaaaataaaaataaaaaataaaaaaatcgcattaagcgtttatcaattggtttgcgcaaaatttatagcgtttacaaaataggagatagttttattgcattattaattattatttttttactactaatggcagcgatcagcgattttttttgtgactgcgacattatggcggacacatcggacaattttgacacatttttgggaccattgtcattttcacagcaaaaaatgcattgtttactgtgaaaatgacaattgcagtttgggagttaaccactatggggcgctgtaggggttgtgtgtgacctcatatgtttttctaactgtaggggggtggggctggacgtgtgacgtcattgatcgtgtttccctatatcagggaacacacgatcaatgaagctgccactgtgaagaacggggaagctgtgtttacacacagctctccccgttcttcagctctggggaccgatcgcgggactccggccgcggagcttcggaccgggtcgcgcgccagcgacccacagctgggcacttaaagaggacgtacaggtacgtgcttgtgcccagccgtgccattctgccgacgtatatctgcaggaggcggtccttaagtggttaacagtgagagacagaacaacaataataccccaaaaaaacacaatttc
It encodes:
- the MRPS24 gene encoding 28S ribosomal protein S24, mitochondrial codes for the protein MAASMSSAVCLLQVLPKGLDFILPRYCQIRAIQTTSICLKNRAARVRVSKGDKPVTYEEAHPPHFIAHRKGWLSQHSSNLDGEEGAAGRTIEDIYIRKFMFGTFHGCLANEILIKRRANVIVICAILLQKFAPNKLYFITGYTETMLSYLYKCPVRLEIQTVEDKVFYKWL